A genomic region of Anas acuta chromosome 1, bAnaAcu1.1, whole genome shotgun sequence contains the following coding sequences:
- the FAM3B gene encoding protein FAM3B isoform X1, giving the protein MWLNRQNIVKFSGLLLASLLAWYMGYLFAVFLTEDSMSTSIVYLQDIGKKPVLKAPAPKRQKCDHWSPCLPDSYAYRVRSGGGTGNLAKICFEDELIISEEKGNVGRGINIAIVNYKTGKVISAKFFDMWEGEHSGEMATFIKNAPQGSLLLMVTHDDGSTRLQSDAKTLIEALGSKEIQNMKFRSSWAFIAAKGFKLPDDIEREKINHSDKDKNRYGGWPAEIVIEGCIPRNLI; this is encoded by the exons ATGTGGCTGAACCGGCAAA ATATTGTGAAATTCTCAGGGCTTCTGTTGGCATCACTGTTGGCTTGGTACATGGGATacttatttgctgtttttttaacCGAAGACTCAATGTCAACATCTATCGTTTATCTTCAAGACATTGGAAAGAAACCAGTGTTGAAAG CTCCAGCTCCCAAAAGGCAAAAATGTGATCACTGGTCTCCCTGCTTACCTGATAGCTATGCCTATCGGGTTCGTAGTGGTGGTGGCACAGGAAACCTGgctaaaatctgttttgagGATGAACT GATTATAAGTGAAGAGAAGGGTAATGTTGGAAGAGGTATAAACATTGCCATTGTGAATT ataaaacaggaaaagtGATATCAGCAAAATTTTTTGACATGTGGGAAGGAG AGCACTCAGGAGAGATGGCGACTTTCATCAAAAATGCACCACAAGGGTCCCTGCTTTTGATGGTGACTCATGACGATGGAAGCACCCG GTTACAAAGTGATGCCAAAACATTAATAGAAGCCCTGGGAagtaaagaaatacagaatatgaAGTTCAGGTCAAGCTGGGCTTTTATAGCTGCCAAAGGTTTCAAGCTGCCAGATGATATCGAAAGAGAAAAG ATAAACCACTCTGATAAAGACAAGAACAGATACGGTGGCTGGCCAGCTGAAATTGTGATAGAGGGCTGTATCCCAAGGAACTTGATCTGA
- the FAM3B gene encoding protein FAM3B isoform X2, whose protein sequence is MGYLFAVFLTEDSMSTSIVYLQDIGKKPVLKAPAPKRQKCDHWSPCLPDSYAYRVRSGGGTGNLAKICFEDELIISEEKGNVGRGINIAIVNYKTGKVISAKFFDMWEGEHSGEMATFIKNAPQGSLLLMVTHDDGSTRLQSDAKTLIEALGSKEIQNMKFRSSWAFIAAKGFKLPDDIEREKINHSDKDKNRYGGWPAEIVIEGCIPRNLI, encoded by the exons ATGGGATacttatttgctgtttttttaacCGAAGACTCAATGTCAACATCTATCGTTTATCTTCAAGACATTGGAAAGAAACCAGTGTTGAAAG CTCCAGCTCCCAAAAGGCAAAAATGTGATCACTGGTCTCCCTGCTTACCTGATAGCTATGCCTATCGGGTTCGTAGTGGTGGTGGCACAGGAAACCTGgctaaaatctgttttgagGATGAACT GATTATAAGTGAAGAGAAGGGTAATGTTGGAAGAGGTATAAACATTGCCATTGTGAATT ataaaacaggaaaagtGATATCAGCAAAATTTTTTGACATGTGGGAAGGAG AGCACTCAGGAGAGATGGCGACTTTCATCAAAAATGCACCACAAGGGTCCCTGCTTTTGATGGTGACTCATGACGATGGAAGCACCCG GTTACAAAGTGATGCCAAAACATTAATAGAAGCCCTGGGAagtaaagaaatacagaatatgaAGTTCAGGTCAAGCTGGGCTTTTATAGCTGCCAAAGGTTTCAAGCTGCCAGATGATATCGAAAGAGAAAAG ATAAACCACTCTGATAAAGACAAGAACAGATACGGTGGCTGGCCAGCTGAAATTGTGATAGAGGGCTGTATCCCAAGGAACTTGATCTGA